The Daucus carota subsp. sativus chromosome 7, DH1 v3.0, whole genome shotgun sequence genome window below encodes:
- the LOC108194453 gene encoding transcription factor TCP12, whose translation MSGISYSHDVDLELHNQNPNSTNSQEVEELPPFPQTFPSPIFYENQLFFDTMAAEYTQRTNLEPIWNEPLPRVNMNTAHWISTNSSTGGIHLHSEPSDHSSKMKKSTTSSKGSTARKSGKKDRHSKINTAQGVRDRRMRLSLQIARQFFDLQDALGFDKASKTIDWLFSASKKAIKQLDCSSSLVSEMNNNNTYQKSEQKRKVDVATSEGEDIIGLKTAEKPVASGNTKSTAKELRNKARERARERTREKLMIRSLEKSNSNICGESYNLAQLGPAEYPNFTGQELMSNPRSQDTTWTSQSSLHSQLANMALLGATASSSGSVSSSMFNYDEKKDLFTGTGLDSISNNLCYTGNWDFSSEYLNPNSISFQENRGYHFQYYSDQNQAE comes from the coding sequence ATGTCAGGTATAAGCTATTCACATGATGTTGATTTAGAACTCCacaatcaaaaccctaattctacGAATTCGCAAGAAGTAGAAGAGCTTCCACCTTTTCCCCAAACTTTCCCCTCTcccattttttatgaaaaccaACTATTTTTCGATACCATGGCAGCTGAGTATACTCAACGAACAAATTTGGAGCCGATCTGGAACGAGCCTTTGCCTAGAGTTAACATGAATACAGCACATTGGATTTCTACAAACAGTTCTACTGGAGGGATTCATCTTCACTCAGAGCCTAGTGACCATTCTTCGAAAATGAAGAAAAGTACTACTTCCAGCAAAGGCTCAACGGCAAGGAAAAGTGGGAAGAAAGATAGGCACAGCAAGATTAACACTGCACAAGGTGTTAGAGACAGGAGAATGAGATTATCCCTACAGATTGCTCGCCAGTTCTTCGATCTTCAAGATGCACTGGGCTTCGATAAAGCTAGCAAAACTATAGATTGGCTTTTTTCCGCGTCCAAGAAAGCCATCAAACAGCTTGATTGTAGCTCTAGCCTCGTTTCAGAAATGAACAATAACAATACCTATCAAAAATCAGAACAGAAAAGGAAGGTCGACGTAGCAACGTCTGAAGGTGAGGATATTATTGGCCTAAAAACAGCTGAGAAACCGGTTGCAAGTGGAAATACTAAAAGCACTGCCAAGGAACTGAGAAACAAGGCAAGAGAAAGAGCAAGGGAGAGGACAAGGGAAAAATTGATGATCAGAAGCCTTGAAAAATCAAATTCTAACATCTGCGGCGAATCTTACAACTTGGCTCAATTAGGGCCTGCTGAATACCCTAATTTCACAGGTCAAGAATTGATGAGCAATCCCAGGAGTCAAGACACTACATGGACTTCTCAGTCATCACTTCATAGTCAATTGGCAAACATGGCCCTTTTGGGCGCTACTGCTAGTTCATCTGGATCAGTATCTTCATCCATGTTCAATTACGATGAGAAAAAAGATTTATTCACTGGTACTGGATTAGATTCCATTAGCAACAACCTCTGTTATACTGGAAACTGGGACTTCTCTTCTGAATATTTAAACCCTAACTCGATTAGCTTCCAAGAGAACCGCGGCTACCATTTCCAGTATTATTCTGATCAAAATCAAGCTGAGTAG